The Populus trichocarpa isolate Nisqually-1 chromosome 11, P.trichocarpa_v4.1, whole genome shotgun sequence genome has a segment encoding these proteins:
- the LOC7471900 gene encoding LOW QUALITY PROTEIN: uncharacterized protein LOC7471900 (The sequence of the model RefSeq protein was modified relative to this genomic sequence to represent the inferred CDS: deleted 1 base in 1 codon), which produces MLHLQCHNFHPLSPQIFPLSHHHTNHHLDPLKFLYKPPIFTPFILSALPRSRPDPPLWLAQLPEQAPEPEEEGPIEILRSSPSIFATSDDPSSIQVATSVLLTGAISVFLFRSLRRRAKRSKELKFRSSGAKKTLKEEALDSLKTFGSAPIDVKKPPSPVQAFLGAISAGVIALILYKFSTTIEASLNRQTVSDNFSVRQITITVRTIVNGLCYLATFVFGINSLVCSFILPNLLSTL; this is translated from the exons ATGTTGCATTTACAATGCCACAACTTCCACCCTCTATCTCCCCAAATCTTCCCTCTTTCTCACCACCACACTAATCATCATTTAGATCCTCTGAAGTTTCTATACAAACCCCCCATTTTCACGCCCTTCATTCTCTCAGCCCTCCCTCGTTCCAGACCAGACCCCCCGCTATGGCTTGCCCAGTTACCAGAACAAGCACCAGAACCGGAAGAAGAAGGTCCCATAGAGATACTGAGGTCTTCTCCTTCCATTTTTGCAACCTCAGATGACCCTTCTTCTATTCAGGTTGCTACTAGTGTTCTCCTAACTGGTGCCATCTCTGTTTTCCTCTTCCGCTCTCTTCGACGCCGTGCTAAGCGTTCTAAAGAGCTG AAATTTAGGTCATCAGGGGCAAAGAAAACCTTGAAAGAGGAAGCATTAGATAGTTTGAAGACCTTTGGATCGGCTCCAATCGATGTTAAGAAGCCTCCTTCCCCGGTTCAGGCATTTTTAGGTGCAATATCAGCAGGTGTGATCGCACTTATTCTCTATAAGTTCAGCACTACTATCGAGGCATCTCTTAACCGCCAGACAGTGTCAGATAATTTCTCG GTGCGGCAAATTACAATAACTGTTAG GACTATTGTGAATGGTTTGTGCTACCTTGCAACATTTGTTTTTGGCATCAATTCT TTGGTTTGTTCCTTTATTCTGCCCAACTTGCTTTCAACTCTTTAA
- the LOC7463791 gene encoding UDP-glycosyltransferase 79B6 — MSDLISKRSSFRILMFPWFAVGHLTPFLHLSNKLAEKGCTISFLLPNKAIKLLQHFNLYPDHITFHPVKVPHVEGLPLGTETASDIPIHLTHFLCVAMDRTRDQVEKIIRDQKPDFVMYDMAYWIPEVARPLGIKTIKYSVVSAAAIAIVLVPARNVVEGKAITAAELSVPPTGYPSTSVVLRGHEVRSLLFVSQPYGEGTTFYERACTGMKGCDAIAIRSCYEMEEKLCDYIGRQYGKPVFLTGPVLPESARTPLEDRWAQWLNRFEAGSVVFCSFGSQLILEKEQLQELVLGFESTGLPFLVVLKPPVGSSTIEEALPEGFEERVKGRGVVWGGWVQQLEILDHPSIGCFVNTCGFGSMWESLMSDCQIVLVPHLGDQILNTRLMAEELKVAVEVERDEKGWFTKENLSNAIKCVMDKDSEVGSMIKKNHTEWRKLLRSEGFMSSYFDKFFQNMQELVDHK, encoded by the coding sequence ATGAGCGATCTCATCTCCAAGAGGTCAAGTTTTCGCATTTTAATGTTCCCCTGGTTTGCTGTTGGTCACTTGACTCCATTCCTCCACCTATCAAACAAGCTTGCAGAGAAGGGTTGTACCATATCTTTCTTGCTACCCAATAAAGCCATTAAACTATTACAACATTTCAATTTATACCCTGATCACATCACTTTCCACCCTGTGAAGGTTCCTCATGTTGAAGGTCTCCCTCTTGGCACCGAGACTGCCTCCGATATTCCTATTCACTTGACTCATTTTCTTTGCGTTGCCATGGACCGAACAAGAGACCAAGTTGAGAAAATTATACGGGACCAAAAACCTGATTTTGTCATGTATGATATGGCATATTGGATACCAGAAGTGGCCAGGCCCCTTGGGAtcaagacaataaaatattcTGTTGTTTCAGCTGCTGCAATAGCAATAGTTCTCGTCCCAGCACGTAATGTTGTCGAAGGTAAGGCCATAACTGCGGCTGAATTATCAGTGCCACCTACCGGCTATCCATCAACTTCTGTGGTGCTCCGAGGCCACGAAGTGCGTTCATTGCTCTTTGTATCACAACCCTACGGCGAGGGGACAACGTTTTATGAGAGAGCCTGTACAGGAATGAAAGGATGTGATGCAATTGCTATAAGATCATGCTATGAGATGGAAGAAAAGTTGTGTGATTATATAGGTAGGCAGTATGGGAAACCAGTTTTTTTAACAGGTCCAGTTTTGCCAGAATCAGCCAGGACTCCTTTAGAAGACCGTTGGGCTCAATGGCTAAACCGGTTTGAAGCTGGCTCAGTGGTATTTTGCTCATTTGGAAGCCAACTCATCCTTGAAAAGGAGCAGCTCCAAGAATTGGTTCTAGGGTTCGAGTCAACAGGTTTGCCGTTTTTAGTGGTTTTAAAGCCACCAGTGGGTTCATCAACTATCGAAGAAGCATTGCCGGAGGGGTTTGAAGAGAGGGTTAAAGGGAGAGGAGTGGTTTGGGGTGGATGGGTGCAACAATTGGAGATTTTAGATCATCCATCAATAGGGTGTTTTGTGAACACTTGTGGGTTTGGATCAATGTGGGAGTCTTTAATGAGTGATTGTCAAATAGTATTGGTGCCACATTTGGGTGACCAAATCTTGAACACAAGGTTAATGGCTGAGGAGTTGAAGGTGGCTGTAGAGGTGGAAAGAGATGAGAAAGGGTGGTTTACAAAGGAGAACCTTAGCAATGCTATCAAGTGTGTTATGGATAAAGATAGTGAAGTGGGTTCCATGATAAAGAAGAATCACACCGAGTGGAGGAAGCTTTTGAGAAGCGAAGGGTTCATGAGTAGTTATTTTGACAAGTTTTTCCAAAACATGCAAGAACTTGTTGATCATAAGTGA